One Mugil cephalus isolate CIBA_MC_2020 chromosome 17, CIBA_Mcephalus_1.1, whole genome shotgun sequence genomic window, ATTCTCGATAAACCTTCCCCAGGACTATAtttaactgttgttgttgttgttgttgtcttccccacagagagacacagtaATCTCCTTTGGCAATCAGAGCGTGGCGATGTCCGACGCTCCTCTCATCGCGCACCGCTGCGATTATGTGTTTGAGGTGGACGGCGACACCGTGCTGGAGAAACCCGTGGCCTGCTACAATCTCTGCCAAGTCTGAGACACTAAAACCACATGCACAGCGTCAGATACTGCCTTCTATCTACAGCACACGGACTCTTGAAATCGGTTAAAATCCTGTTTGCTCTCAGTCTCGAATGAGACCAGAGATCGAGTACATTGTGATTTGAGggttaaatgtatttttgccTGTGCCATGCTGAAAACCGGGACCTTCATCACTTATATCTTCCTGAGTTTTGAGTGGATGACAAGGGACgtgaagaaatgtgtttcatgtgcGACCTAAACCAGATTCACTGTTGTCTGAAGGCATGATGGGCATTAATGTTTATTGGTCCGTGCTGGTGACAGTTAGACACTCACCTGATGAAGTTTGTGAGCAGGTTTGGCTTCAGTATAGGTTTTAAGTTGCCTTAACGTGACCTCAGTTTGGACCTGAAAGACTTGAAAGTCAAGGACAAAAGACCAGGAGCTTTATGTGTGTTAGATGCTATTTATTGATAGAAATTGATATATTGACACAATCGTAGCGCACAGTAGGGGGATAATTTTTGCTTTTATACCTGCGCTTTTAATTATaaagtttatgtttttttataataaaaaaaactgcaacactAGTCCTGtgagtgattttattttagctaTTCTACAGAATATTTTAGAAACCTTGTGTTTCTTAAAAATGCTCCACATTTTGACTAATTAGCCTaccaacttttaaaaaatagaaagattTGTCGATACATTTAAAGTGATGATTTTACTTAACTTCTAACACTTCTCACACAACCCTGTGATCCAGCTATGTCTCAGCTTACTTGCGTCTGATCCAAAATGTTGCCATTGAACCCACAACAAAAACTACATTCAGTGGCCAACTGGCACATTTAAACCATAGTTTTGAAGTAGCTATGGTTCAAGAGGCAAAAATCTCACTGTTATACCGACCAAGCATAATATTACACATTATAGCAGTGGTGATTTGGGCCATGCATTCCACAAATATCACAATCAATAcccacaccaacaacacaaaaaaaaaaaaaaaacaccaatgagagaggggaccacagcacctgacaacaaacagggGACGACAAGATTGCAGCTGAATAATATCAGCACACAAACAATGCCAGTCTGACGATGTCCATTATCATATCAATGGCGCCACTAAatggcagtgttcaagatctcacagTATCAAAATACTAAAATGCAAAACTAACATGACATCAATTcaccaatacacagcaatcaatatataAAGTCAGCACACACAAcataccacagccaaacagccgTTTCAGCACCATGACAGGTGGACAGCTCCACACACGTATCACCAAGTATACATTGCACAACTTCCATTATAATTCTAATGAataatatgtaaactacattatcaattccatttagattaaaaataaattagactcaccatTTGCTCCGAtgcatcccacaaatacttcatcagtttggggtcttgTGAATTccgagaccaggtcaacaccttttgctgttctttgtgttttctcagttgttcctaaaccgttttgtgtATGTCAGGCTggatcaaggagtgccattggcATGGGCCTTGGGTGCCTCGCCttgtctagatgggtggtacatgtctaagtaaaatccaACCGAATGGctggtccaaatgtttcccagcatgACACAGAACtgtcacaagttggtcaatgattatttacttctcctgtcagtggtcataatgttatgcctgatggatGTTTATGAGTGATTTAGGAACAGAAAAGCACTGCATACAATACACTGCCTagccaaaaaaaagtcacacactctaatatttcattggaccaCTTTGATTACAGCATTCACTGtagcattgtttcaataagaagcttctgccaaaccatgtgtgaaaatgtcgTCTCCCTGACGggaggttaaataacttgttgtgagctgaaagataatcgcccaAGCAGTAAATATGCAATAGCAGACTAGAACTTATGtacttagttaaatccaggggcaacttttttttttttttgccaggcagtgtatttcAGAAATGTTCTTCTGAATGAGTTgcgacaaaataaataaataaatgcttgcAAACACATGACACCAAACAGATAGATCAGTGGTTCTCCAGGACATTTGGTGCAACCTAAACTCTCGCCTCACCTTCAAAATATCCTTCAAGTATTGATTCATCGGGAAATGTTGGTTCAGGCCATACATCAGGGAGCTTTAAGCTGTTGAAGACGTATAAAAGGTTAGATTTTGTTGAGGACGGAACAAAATAAATTGATGCAAATTTACTTTCAAGTAGGCGAGAAACAGTCAGCTTCCCAACATCTTACTGGTCTTGGAAGATAATGAGTGATCAGGTAAggactaataataacaataatctgTTTATCTATCCATAAATGCTGCTCCAGAATCTGTTTTTGTCGTCATTATACTCCATCAGTTCAAGTCTATCTCTACTGGCCGATGAGTAAATTGAAAAAGAGTCATATTACCGTAACACTCCAGCAGTGAAATCccttaaaaatacacaataagCTTCTGAAGACACATTGAACTTTTTGAACTTCTGAAAAGCCaccatgtttttattgaaatgatCCAACGTTAGAAGACATTTAATGGACTTCAGCTTAGTGTTCAGAACCAAGAAAACAATTCAATAACCATTAAAAACACTCCAATAAGAATCAAGTATGAGCGCATacactgtcaaataaataataccTGTGCCTCCTCTGATGTACAAATACACCGTTCCCACTTATAAATTAAGGCGGAATGCAGTTTCTTCCGACTGCCCTTAAAACACTTGCATCTTTTCATGCAACTTCAACTGGActgctgaggaaaaaaaaacaacaacaaagcagtAACATAtgtcagtagaaaaaaaagcaatatacatatatatacacacacacacatgtgtatacatatatataaaaagatgaCATTTTCTACTGCCTGCTTTGAGCAGGttgtgaaatattgcacaaGGTTAAGGATTgtgacacaaaaatataaaacacggAAACTGAAATGCACTTTTAAGACCAAAATCTGTAGTAACGGGAAGCATGTAACGAAGCGGGGGGCGTAAAcgatgaatgaaaataaaaaaagaagtcattcctgtccaccccccctccccaaaaaaaacaaaaaaactcctGTTCTCACCTCTGttcaactatatatatatattatcaattACAGTACCAATGCTCCACCTTAGACAACAAAGCAGGATCTCAGTCATCACAATATAGATAAATGAGTTGTGATATGTTGCCAGAGATGTTTTCTAccgaagtgtgtgtgtgtgtgtcctcaaaGATCAGAGTAGTGGGAGTAGTGGGTCTAAAAGCTTAAATTTGTAAGTGTATAGTCATTGGTCATAcgtgaaaatataaaacattgacGCGCAATAAATGTGGCTTAAAGAGAACTATATGGGCGGAAAAAAGCTGCTGACAGTTGACACGTACGTCGCCCTAGGAGCACACCGGAACGAGATGTCACAGCTAATACTTGATTTTGTTGCTCTCTGGTGGCTTTAAGTGTTTTCAGCCGTCTCAGAAATAAAACGTTTTATAGAAATGTCTCCTTGATGCTCAACTCCCCTCCCATCTCAGCCTACGTTGGTCCATTTTTAGTCTTTCAAAAGCCTCCGACGGAGACACGTTTTTGCCTTTTATCGGCACTGCAGCAGATTTCCTACTCGtagaaatcaaattaaaatagtAACAGAACaaaactcaaattaaaatgtaaaatttaagaaaaggaaaagaaacaaaccaaacaaaacgtTCAGCAAAACgaaattaaatttaatggtTTATGTTCAAAAGtgaaacaaccaaaacaaaagaaacaaaaaaaggaaagcaaataaactgaaatcaATATCAAAGGCCATTAACTTCTCTCCAAACTTGAGATAATCACTTCTTAAAACAAGTTTGTAAATTatactgaaaagaaaaggaatttTCTACGCCTCtacaagaaacaaataaaataaaaatgaaatcaaaaagaaagaaaacaactggCAAACTGCCAAAGTCACCATGCTCTCAGTCAGCATTAGATATAACTTCAGTACCTcttcaaaaaccaaaaaaaaaaaaaaaaaaggtgtaaatttACCTAGTTAAAATGTTCTccgaaagaaaagaaaaaaataactgggtTTATCGGATGAAATCTCTCCCTGCCTTTGGTCCATCTTAAATCCTTACTCACTGACCAgggtatatatatttttaacaggACTCACCTGAAATacaagttaataataataaaaaaaaaaaaaaaaaaaaaaaaaaaagacactttacacAGGGATaacgataaaaaaaagaaaaagaacaacaaaaagaaatcccTCCGGAGCTCGTAGCGTTTGTTAAACATTGTCGGAGGCTGAGCAGAAGTCACAAATTAACATTGAAAAGACTGATATTTATAGCAACCTAAAACAGATTGGTTAAAAGTGCTTTGCTCTTAGATTGACTCGAGTGGTATTGAAAGGATCTGCGTCCGCCGGATGATAATTTAAGGCATCTATTTCTACTCATGACGAGGACCTGGGACAGAGAATAGGCTTTGCCAAAATGAAGCGACCACATTGTTCTTCCCACTCTTTACACAATAAATTATCCACTAAAATGTCGACGCTGGGAGAACAACTTGTAGGGCTACTCTTGTGCTCTGTATTCTCAGTGCACTGCTAAGAAccatttgttttcctctgacTAGTCCCCACAGTTAAACATGCAACACATACAGactgtaaatttttttttagcttttgtgATCGTTTTCAAAATCTTGCGGAGAAAGTTGGGATTTTGACTTCTCCATCGActccaaaaaatgtttttaaaccgAGTTTCTTCAAGCCCCACACAAGAGTATAACAATGAGGGGGGGAAACTAATACTCTTTTAGACAAAGGTGCAGAAGCGTGAACCTCGCGTTTAATTCTGAATATGCTAAAATTCAAAATTGGTGTgccagaactttttttttttttttaaactttctgcaACAAAACCCTGGCAACAGTTACTTCCCGCTCTCTTCTACACCCGATTGTCCCGCTTTCTCTCTACTTGTGGCCCTTGCTGGTCTTAAAGGACACTTGCAGTATCTTGTCTCCCAGCCGGTAGCCGTTGAGGCTGGCGATCGCCATGGCCGCCTCCTCGTAGTTCGTCATGGTAACGAACCCGAAGCCCTTGCACTTGTTGGTGTTGAAGTCTCGGATCACCTTGACGTTGGTGACGGCGCCGAAGGGGCCGAACATCTGCCACAGGATGCTCTCGTCGGCGTCCTGGCCCAGGTTGTAGACGAAGATGCACCAGCCGGAGGTGGAGCTCCCGGGGACGCTGACGCTTCCCATGCTGCTCATGTGATCGACGCCCATGGGAGAAAACCTGAAAGAGACGGCGGTTAGTGCACTTGCACCTTCAGTTTGTTTATATGTCCCtaaaatgtctgaaaacagaagaagtccAACAAAGTTTTCGCTCACCTAAACCGTTGAGCCTGGTGGTGCAGGGGTCCTCCGAAGCGCCGCGACTGGTTGTGATAGAGCTGCGAGATGAGCTGCGTGTTCTTCACTTGGTTCGGGTTGGCGGCGAACTTAACCGTGATCGGCTCAGCGGCTCCCGGCGGCTTCTGGCCGTTCAGGTTTTTCACCGCCTCCTCTGCCTCGGCGCGCTTGTCGTAGCGGATGAAAGCCACCCCGCGGGACACACCTAAGGACGAGAGAGAAGACGGTGACCGCCTGCTCTGTATCGGATCAGCGTAACCACCGAGGAACACGGGTGTGCTCTGTTGGCTCATGTATGTGCgaattcttttttctttgtttttgtttttttttttgtaaaaaaagcAAGGAAGCCATTCACCTGTCGTACCTGTACCCTGATCAACAAGTACACGGGAATTAATAATGTGACCATAACGTGAAAACATGTCCTCAACATCCTTCTGGGTCATGGACTTGGGCAGGCCGCTGATATACAGGTTGGCATCCTTTATTGTGTCCGAGCTGGGCCGTGCATATGAAACCTAGGAACAGGAAGCAACAGTCGCCTGGTTAAAACTCTTCTGAcgcatttaaacacaacaacacaaacatttttggGTGTTTCGTTTAGGTAGTTACATCAGATGTTTTGTAAATTACAAAAACCTCACATGAAAGATTTGgtctatttattttacaataaacTGAACGTATCGGGTAAGCCGACAGCTGCCTAATTGGTTTTGTAGACATTAGACGTTTGGGTCTGAGCATAAATGAGCGATTAAGtcagaagcacaaaaaaacattacaaacagaaaaataaaacaaaatcggtcaaaagaaaaatactttggAGGAATTAAATACATGAAAAGTTGACTGAATCTGCCAGAATGcgtcaaataaaataagtaaaattaaacTCAACAGACATGTCAGTAAGTGAAAAGCAGTATCACTTCCTCGGGGCTGACTTGTACTAGCTAGTTAGCGGACAGCACAGGAGCCACAGGAGAGTTATATGACATGACATCTTTGCTTTGAGAATTGTAGAACACCTTATTGCACGTTACCTTGATAGTTTTGGACTGTAGCCTTAGTCCATTCAGAGTACTGATAGCTCTGTCTGCATCACTAGGGTTAAGATAGTTAACAAATCCGTACCCTAAACTGTGgcctagagaaaaaaaaaggaaaacaataaaacaaaacaaaaaaacgttgtGTCGttcaaaaaaatctgcaaacaaataaatattaaaaacaaaaacaaatcttaacATTGCATGCTAGACTAGGCAAACAAACTTTTGACAGTTcatctggttggaataaataaataaataaataaaacaagtctatAGTGGTCAAAAAACTATTGTCTGACTCGAGCACGGAGTCAATTTGGgatctttaaataataaaacattatagAATCATTGAGGAGAGGAGCCAGAGGCCACGATTTAAAAGCCGAGAAGCTCGTTCAAGTCATGAAGCTTGCCACACCCTGTGGTATTTTAAATAACAGGGCCTTTAGTGTCAATTTAAACCAAGATCTTGTGTTAAAGTTTCCATctggtgacattttttttttttttgatctctTTGTCGTTCAACATACCTGCGACTTTGTCTCGTACCAGCTTGGCAGACTCCACCTCCCCGATGCTGCTGAAAAGGCTCCGCAGCTCGTCCTGCGTCATGCTCTGGGGCAGGTAGTTCACTATCAGGTTGGTCTTGGCGTCCTTCCCCTCGTCCCCTCCCATGTGGTCTTCGTAACCGTTCGACATGTCAAACACCTCCTGCAGGTCGGCCAGGTGGGCCCACAAACGCAAAGCAAGGTAAGCATGGGAGGCCCGAGctcaagaaacaaaacaaaagatcGTCTGGTATTTTAAACGCTTGGGGGAGCTTCTCATAATGAGACGAGTAAAACTAGACATTGTCTTGGTAATAAATGTGAAGTACTGAGCTGTAAGAAAGCAcgactgtaaaaaaagaaaaaaaagggaggggataataaattcaaatagattacttttaaaaaaaaaaaaaggatataaCATATGCACCATCACCGACTtcttacaattattattattttattttttgtaattgtcCAGCCTTTGCTGACCTCAACTCATGGATCAGAAAGTGGAGCATGCAGTCCAAAAAAGTcagtatttaataaaatatattcatttgaAACAAAAATTTAGCAAGTTTTCACTGCATGAGTGGAATCTGTCTGACGTTAAACATTCAAGCATTTATATAAAGGACATAGAATTAACAGACAGGCAAAGAAAACGATGGTTAAATTTGGATCCTACGCATCATCGTTGAACGAAGAATGTAATATTCCTTCCACTCATATGACAACTTTGTTTCAAAGACTCTTTGAAAGCATCAATTTACATTTTGTcttcagaaatgtaattaaaaccacgacattaacattaaaagaCACTTTCCGTTCATAGTTTAGCCTCTCTGGGTTCACAATTCACGCAATTTGTTTTCAACGCAACAGATAAACAGGAAGTTAAGCTGGACAGCCAGATAATAGTAACTAATTATATTATGTAAGCATGTGACCGGATTCAAACTGAAAACCGAACCCATTGTGGTGATTTACACAAAGTCaatgggaaatttaaaaaatgcggGTAAGTAGCTCTGTCACGTGTCAGTCTGCTGTGTGGTTTTGACTAGTGAGACGACTACAGGATCTAAGattattatctatttatcttttaaacGGCGTTAAGTGCCCATAATGAGGACAACAAGTCTGacgtgaaaaaataaaaagctgctggCACTATGTGTTCATCACAGTGAGCCCTGTTGCTGAGATCAGGCCTGAAGTGGGAACCAGTCCAGCAGTCAACCCGACAGAGATCTATTCATGCCTGAGAGGGATTGTGATTGTGTATTCTGGTGGGTGAGACGCAATGTCTGCCAGGATGAATGAGATTTGTGTATTACGCCGGCAAAGTGAGTGAACATGTCTTTTTAATGTCACCTCTCAcctgttttaaatgaacagttaTGGCAGATAGCAACTCTTTATCCGATTGACTATACAACGTAAAATTGTGAACCACTCCGAGATTTTGCTAAATGAGACTCTCAAATGCTGCGGTTATAGTTATAACAGCAGCTGGGATTTTATACTCACTTTCATGTACTTATTGTGTCCTCGACGAACTGCCATGAAGACACTTCACTGCTCCTGAGGCTGAGCGGGGACAGGACAAACAAAATCAAGGGGCGTTACAATGGTTGCAGAAGCACACTTGGGATCTaaagacaaacactgagaaAATATACAACggacaacaacaaataaatacaaacacatgtaaATGGTTGACGTGATTTTCAATTCAAGAGTCAAACAGAAAAGTTCAACCAAATCAAGTGCTGTATAACTCAGACACAGCTGAAGGATGTTGCAGTGTGAATATTGTCTAAAATGACAACAACTGGAGGGTATAAGCACCCGTTTTGTGCAGCTTTACATGCCAGCATCTCGTTGTGCTTGTTGCGATTGGTGGAGCGTTATTTTGTGACTGCATATCATGAATAACCAGTTCACACCTCCAGTGATGCTAAAGCAGGACACAGCTCCTAAATATTTCATGCATAATTAAAGTTTGATGATGGGAGGGGGAggtgaggaaacaaaacattaactcATGACGAAACGAAGAGTTGCATCTTCGCAGCCACGTAATTGACAATGCAGTCGTCACACATTACTAAATAACACCAAACACGAACCAGTGTAGTAATCTGTGCAAGGTAACCACAATCATATACATCAGTATTAGATCACAGGAcagagtgtgttgtgttgttcgCCCCCTACATTTTATttggcttttcttcttctgcaaagtGGAAAGAGGACATGCATGTGGAGTTGTTGTATTAATTGACTGGAATTTGGGCGTGCAGCGTTTGAATGAATAACTGCAAGGCAATGGAGAAAGCAGAGCAGATGTCTTCAGCCTGACCCGTTTTCTCTTGTAGCTATCAAAATACTATTACTAAGACAAATTAATCTTTaatttatgcaaatgttttgcACATTCACCTTTTCTTGATGGAGAATTCACGAGTCCATCTCCCATACAGAAACGTGCAGAGGCCTGACTAGCATTACTATAACctattagcattagcaagcTAGCAAGAGGAATGTTCGACTTCTTTCCaataaaactgcaaatattACGTCCAACCAAGCGCGGCAAAAATATAATTTGGTGCTAGCAGTGCAGACTCCAGTGCACACAAATTAACTTACTGATTCGCACAATGTAAAGACGCCGAGGAGCTGGTCGGCTAGCTTTGTAAAGAAAAGCACCGCCTCCGTATTTTGGAGAGCGTTGGATCAATGCGTCTCAGTCCCCACGACGAAAACCCAACGGCCCAggatgctaatgttagctgcaAGCGTTGCCTTACAAAAGGCCCGGGATGCTAACTTTAGCAGCTAACAGGCCCGGGATGCTAACTTAGCCTCCGCCTCCTCGGGCCTCCAAGGCGGCATGGCAGCCATTCGTATTTGACAAAACCCGTCACGCCAACATATCGCACACAGGGGCAGATTCCCCGGgaaccatttttttctctttcatattCTCACCAGCTTTCTGTGGGTCGTTGCTGTTTCAGCTCTCCTCctattttttatattcctcCTTCACGACTTCCCTCCAAGTCGGCCTCAACGTAGAAGAAGAAACCGAGAAAGGAGATACGTGACGGAAGCGGCCACGCCCACCGACGTCCAGATCAGACACGCCTCTGCAGGAAACAACGTGGTCCACTCGTTTGGTTTCACCATTTATCCACGGTCAATGAATACACACAGCTAAAATAGAGACAATTCAATTCAGGTTAATTTATCATGTAAAGGGTTTAACGGTGCGATGAAATGTGAACGACAGAGCTGGGGAGCTCAGTCGTAAGTAGCACAAAAAGCAAGAGCACAACTGCTTAATTACTCAAATTTACTgtatgaaaatgagaaaatatacaCCACAATTCACAAAAGGTGACAAGTGGTAAGCAAAAGTGGCAAGTTAGTGGCAGTCATATTGCATATTTACGCTAGGATGTATGTTCAGATTTCACACATTAGGAGTCTGATGGTAGAATCAGTGTGAAGAAAAATGTGATTCTTCCAAGAGTTTTTAttagaaaagactttattgacGAATAtgtttgtacatacaaggaatttgacctGGTGTTTCTTgcataaaaatatgtgtttgcatgttgctGTGTGAATACAATGAAGACTACAATGAGTGTACTGAAGATAACACTAATTAGCAGGAATAAACAACAGGCACCAAGTGCAGTTGTTGTTTCCTTTActcagtggcaaaaaaaaagcttgcaaaTACCTTCCGGGAAATAAAGAAGTGCATGTTAATCCATGCATGTAGCTCATATACAATATGATACCAGTTTTGATTGCTTTGTGGTAATCCAATTGTTTCACCTTTATCAAATGTGCAGACTTAGTCTGCAGCAAATGGTCAGTACTCAAACATACTACCGAAGTGAAAAGCTGGTCGATTTTGTATTTATCATTTCAcatcaccattttttttttgtgtttaattgtttaattatttagttgAAATGCAAATTATAGTGTAATTCTTGCAGAGGAGCTTTGAATGCATTCAGTACAGTGCATGCGACACAAGATGAGTAGTAAATTCACTGTGAATATCACAGTGTAAGAAACCGAGAAAAGGTGCATAAACAGTAGCACATTGCGAGGAAATTGTTTAGAATCAATTTCATGTAATGTCTGTCAGAAATTCATTTTATTGCACGTGCCAGTTTACACATTGCACATAAACTGTAAAGGAATGCTCTTTAACAAAAAATACCCCAGCACACAATAACACCAGCCATACCACACTTGCTAGTTTAACAGAACTCTAATAGAAGTGCTTTTAACAACTCAGCCGCACAAGACTCCAACGTTAATTCCAATACAGCTGCATTACACAAATATCTCTTATTAGTTTTACGTTACATGTGCGGTAGTGTCCTTTACAACCCCTCTGTCAATCAACACAAGTGAAGTCTGCACAATACAACATAATATTAAGTCTCAGCCGTATCTGTGCAAATGTTAGTGCACTCCCATCTGTCACggtgtttcatttattcagtaGTCGATACTCCACAAATGGTAGTTCTCTCATCAGCTGTCCCACtgtcacaaacaacacaacctGTACgtaaagagaaagacagatcCTGACTCTGGTTTACTGCCCAATGAGcaaatataatatacacaaCAGCGGACAGTTAATCAACTCACAGATCCAATGTACAACAGTATgagaaatgtcaacattttGTTGGATTTGATTTGGTACAAAAAATATCCAAACTAGTTACTTATAAACATTTGACACATTATTAGGAGAAAACCAGAAGCCAAATTTAACTATTGCTCACTCTTCCTACAAGTGACCCTCAATTCAATGGAAATTCACACAAAACTGCACTAATCAATTGtttatatgttatttatttaaccaacGTATGCGTAATGAGAAAGGAGATGCTACTAATTCTGTGTTTTGTGCTAACTGACAGATCAAACTCCTTTGATAATGTTGTTCCTCTCTATTACCCTCATTAGTTGTGTCAGTCAGACGCAGATAGCGACTACCTGGTGAAAATAATGGGGCGTTTGTGGGACATTTAGCGGCTAACAGTTTGTTTCCACAGAGAGATCCGTGTGAGCAGGAAGTCCATTTACCCCATTTACCCCTGTTTG contains:
- the elavl1a gene encoding ELAV-like protein 1a isoform X1, encoding MAVRRGHNKYMKAHLADLQEVFDMSNGYEDHMGGDEGKDAKTNLIVNYLPQSMTQDELRSLFSSIGEVESAKLVRDKVAGHSLGYGFVNYLNPSDADRAISTLNGLRLQSKTIKVSYARPSSDTIKDANLYISGLPKSMTQKDVEDMFSRYGHIINSRVLVDQGTGTTGEWLPCFFYKKKNKNKEKRIRTYMSQQSTPVFLGGYADPIQSRRSPSSLSSLGVSRGVAFIRYDKRAEAEEAVKNLNGQKPPGAAEPITVKFAANPNQVKNTQLISQLYHNQSRRFGGPLHHQAQRFRFSPMGVDHMSSMGSVSVPGSSTSGWCIFVYNLGQDADESILWQMFGPFGAVTNVKVIRDFNTNKCKGFGFVTMTNYEEAAMAIASLNGYRLGDKILQVSFKTSKGHK
- the elavl1a gene encoding ELAV-like protein 1a isoform X2, which encodes MAVRRGHNKYMKADLQEVFDMSNGYEDHMGGDEGKDAKTNLIVNYLPQSMTQDELRSLFSSIGEVESAKLVRDKVAGHSLGYGFVNYLNPSDADRAISTLNGLRLQSKTIKVSYARPSSDTIKDANLYISGLPKSMTQKDVEDMFSRYGHIINSRVLVDQGTGTTGEWLPCFFYKKKNKNKEKRIRTYMSQQSTPVFLGGYADPIQSRRSPSSLSSLGVSRGVAFIRYDKRAEAEEAVKNLNGQKPPGAAEPITVKFAANPNQVKNTQLISQLYHNQSRRFGGPLHHQAQRFRFSPMGVDHMSSMGSVSVPGSSTSGWCIFVYNLGQDADESILWQMFGPFGAVTNVKVIRDFNTNKCKGFGFVTMTNYEEAAMAIASLNGYRLGDKILQVSFKTSKGHK
- the elavl1a gene encoding ELAV-like protein 1a isoform X3 — protein: MAVRRGHNKYMKEVFDMSNGYEDHMGGDEGKDAKTNLIVNYLPQSMTQDELRSLFSSIGEVESAKLVRDKVAGHSLGYGFVNYLNPSDADRAISTLNGLRLQSKTIKVSYARPSSDTIKDANLYISGLPKSMTQKDVEDMFSRYGHIINSRVLVDQGTGTTGEWLPCFFYKKKNKNKEKRIRTYMSQQSTPVFLGGYADPIQSRRSPSSLSSLGVSRGVAFIRYDKRAEAEEAVKNLNGQKPPGAAEPITVKFAANPNQVKNTQLISQLYHNQSRRFGGPLHHQAQRFRFSPMGVDHMSSMGSVSVPGSSTSGWCIFVYNLGQDADESILWQMFGPFGAVTNVKVIRDFNTNKCKGFGFVTMTNYEEAAMAIASLNGYRLGDKILQVSFKTSKGHK
- the elavl1a gene encoding ELAV-like protein 1a isoform X5, producing MAVRRGHNKYMKAHLADLQEVFDMSNGYEDHMGGDEGKDAKTNLIVNYLPQSMTQDELRSLFSSIGEVESAKLVRDKVAGHSLGYGFVNYLNPSDADRAISTLNGLRLQSKTIKVSYARPSSDTIKDANLYISGLPKSMTQKDVEDMFSRYGHIINSRVLVDQGTGVSRGVAFIRYDKRAEAEEAVKNLNGQKPPGAAEPITVKFAANPNQVKNTQLISQLYHNQSRRFGGPLHHQAQRFRFSPMGVDHMSSMGSVSVPGSSTSGWCIFVYNLGQDADESILWQMFGPFGAVTNVKVIRDFNTNKCKGFGFVTMTNYEEAAMAIASLNGYRLGDKILQVSFKTSKGHK
- the elavl1a gene encoding ELAV-like protein 1a isoform X6, coding for MAVRRGHNKYMKEVFDMSNGYEDHMGGDEGKDAKTNLIVNYLPQSMTQDELRSLFSSIGEVESAKLVRDKVAGHSLGYGFVNYLNPSDADRAISTLNGLRLQSKTIKVSYARPSSDTIKDANLYISGLPKSMTQKDVEDMFSRYGHIINSRVLVDQGTGVSRGVAFIRYDKRAEAEEAVKNLNGQKPPGAAEPITVKFAANPNQVKNTQLISQLYHNQSRRFGGPLHHQAQRFRFSPMGVDHMSSMGSVSVPGSSTSGWCIFVYNLGQDADESILWQMFGPFGAVTNVKVIRDFNTNKCKGFGFVTMTNYEEAAMAIASLNGYRLGDKILQVSFKTSKGHK
- the elavl1a gene encoding ELAV-like protein 1a isoform X4 encodes the protein MAVRRGHNKYMKAHLADLQEVFDMSNGYEDHMGGDEGKDAKTNLIVNYLPQSMTQDELRSLFSSIGEVESAKLVRDKVAGHSLGYGFVNYLNPSDADRAISTLNGLRLQSKTIKVSYARPSSDTIKDANLYISGLPKSMTQKDVEDMFSRYGHIINSRVLVDQGTGTTGVSRGVAFIRYDKRAEAEEAVKNLNGQKPPGAAEPITVKFAANPNQVKNTQLISQLYHNQSRRFGGPLHHQAQRFRFSPMGVDHMSSMGSVSVPGSSTSGWCIFVYNLGQDADESILWQMFGPFGAVTNVKVIRDFNTNKCKGFGFVTMTNYEEAAMAIASLNGYRLGDKILQVSFKTSKGHK